A genome region from Arachidicoccus soli includes the following:
- a CDS encoding ABC transporter ATP-binding protein has product MQITLADAGKRFNRDWIFKSLDYTFVQGNAYAIIGNNGSGKSTLLQSISGAVELSAGQCNWSMDLAKISTENVFRYMAIAAPSLELVEEMTAKEFLNFHSVFKPFVSHLSINEILELVQLSSATKKQIRYFSSGMKQRVKLAQAIFSDVPVILLDEPCTNLDRSGYNLYHQLIKDFCKEKLVIVSSNDEEEYFFCSEKIDIRDYKIS; this is encoded by the coding sequence ATGCAAATAACTTTAGCTGATGCTGGCAAGCGGTTTAATCGTGATTGGATTTTTAAATCGCTTGATTACACTTTTGTACAGGGGAATGCTTATGCTATTATAGGTAATAATGGAAGTGGTAAGAGTACTTTGTTGCAAAGTATCTCTGGTGCGGTTGAATTAAGCGCAGGCCAATGCAATTGGAGTATGGATCTTGCAAAGATATCCACTGAGAATGTTTTCCGTTATATGGCTATTGCAGCACCTTCTCTGGAATTGGTAGAGGAAATGACCGCAAAAGAGTTCCTAAACTTTCACTCCGTTTTCAAGCCATTTGTATCTCATCTCTCAATAAATGAAATACTGGAATTGGTACAGCTCAGTTCCGCCACTAAAAAGCAAATACGGTATTTTAGTAGTGGTATGAAGCAACGTGTTAAGTTAGCACAAGCTATTTTCTCTGATGTTCCTGTAATTTTACTTGATGAGCCTTGTACGAATCTAGACCGCTCGGGTTATAACTTATACCATCAACTAATAAAGGACTTTTGTAAAGAAAAACTGGTTATCGTTAGTAGTAATGATGAAGAAGAATATTTTTTCTGTTCAGAGAAAATTGATATTCGCGATTACAAAATCAGTTGA
- a CDS encoding sensor histidine kinase, producing MAKKISSFWVFQLGGWLGDFIFTCILYISFSQHVTRSFFVVGFIEMLEGILITTILRAIIVRSNILQKGLKKQISFLLLSTIFVSLLLTLMNIATDNFINLPANNSHREPVLFLSWIVSFIIIFIWNLLYFAYHYVAKSNKERLDKVRLESLVKELELKTIKTHINPHFIFNALNSIRFLVDENPIRARLAITQLSILLRSSMQSENIATTTLERELEIVRSYLALEKIRFENRLQIEYNIAENTLSLQVPPMMLQTLVENSIKHGISKVEEGGTIKISTIIENSFLFLYIENTGQLHQVNNKNGFGITGTKNRLELMYGEAADFSIKGFKNNIVIAEVKIPIDITEELIKE from the coding sequence ATGGCCAAAAAAATATCAAGCTTTTGGGTGTTTCAATTAGGGGGGTGGTTAGGTGACTTTATTTTTACCTGCATCTTATACATCTCTTTTTCTCAACATGTAACACGCTCCTTTTTTGTAGTAGGTTTCATAGAAATGCTAGAAGGCATCCTTATCACTACAATATTACGCGCCATTATTGTCCGATCAAATATTTTACAAAAAGGGTTAAAAAAACAGATATCTTTTTTATTACTATCCACCATATTTGTTTCCTTGCTTTTAACCTTAATGAATATTGCTACAGACAATTTCATAAACCTGCCAGCAAATAATTCACATAGAGAACCTGTATTATTTCTCTCTTGGATCGTAAGCTTCATTATTATATTCATTTGGAATCTTCTATATTTTGCCTATCATTATGTTGCCAAAAGCAACAAAGAAAGACTAGACAAAGTCAGGCTTGAATCTCTAGTAAAAGAGCTGGAACTAAAAACCATCAAAACACATATTAATCCACATTTTATCTTTAATGCGCTGAATAGTATTCGATTTTTAGTAGATGAAAACCCCATTCGTGCCAGATTGGCCATTACACAATTAAGCATCCTCTTGCGTAGCAGTATGCAATCCGAAAATATTGCCACCACGACCTTAGAGCGTGAATTGGAGATTGTACGTTCTTATTTAGCATTAGAAAAAATTCGTTTCGAAAACCGATTACAGATTGAATATAATATCGCAGAAAACACACTAAGCCTCCAGGTGCCGCCAATGATGTTGCAAACCTTGGTAGAAAATAGTATCAAACATGGCATTAGCAAAGTAGAAGAAGGCGGCACTATAAAAATTTCAACGATCATAGAAAACTCATTCTTGTTCCTTTACATTGAAAACACTGGGCAACTCCATCAAGTAAATAACAAAAATGGATTCGGAATTACCGGTACCAAAAACAGGCTGGAATTAATGTATGGTGAGGCAGCTGATTTTTCTATAAAAGGATTTAAAAATAATATTGTAATTGCAGAAGTAAAAATACCTATTGACATTACAGAGGAATTGATAAAAGAATAA
- a CDS encoding LytR/AlgR family response regulator transcription factor, giving the protein MLIKALIIDDERPARAELKKLLHDFPAIEIVGEAQNSKEAVEKINELDPDLIFLDIQMPGKNGFEMLSELVQTPKVIFTTAYDEYALKAFEVNALDYLQKPIESKRLEEAMRKLEQSQSSNKETRIDKNLLTDKDQFFVKDGEKCWFVKLADVRLFESAGNYAKVYFENQKPLILKSLNALEERLDERFFFRVNRKHIVNLKWIEKIEPYFNGGLLLELRDGEKVEVSRRQSVKFKEMMSL; this is encoded by the coding sequence ATGCTGATAAAAGCCTTAATCATAGATGACGAAAGGCCTGCACGCGCAGAGTTAAAAAAATTGCTACACGATTTCCCTGCAATAGAAATTGTAGGAGAAGCCCAAAACAGCAAAGAAGCAGTTGAAAAAATCAATGAATTAGATCCTGATTTAATTTTCTTAGACATTCAGATGCCAGGTAAAAATGGGTTTGAAATGTTAAGCGAATTAGTACAAACCCCTAAAGTGATTTTCACAACTGCTTACGATGAATATGCGCTCAAGGCCTTTGAAGTCAATGCACTAGACTATCTGCAGAAACCCATTGAAAGTAAGCGTCTCGAAGAAGCCATGCGAAAATTAGAGCAATCTCAATCTAGCAATAAAGAGACAAGAATTGATAAAAATCTACTAACAGATAAGGACCAATTTTTTGTAAAAGATGGGGAGAAATGCTGGTTTGTAAAATTAGCTGATGTGCGTTTATTTGAAAGTGCAGGCAATTATGCCAAGGTCTATTTCGAAAATCAAAAGCCTTTAATTTTAAAATCGCTGAATGCATTGGAAGAACGATTGGATGAGCGTTTCTTTTTCCGTGTAAATAGGAAACATATTGTAAATTTGAAATGGATAGAAAAAATAGAACCCTATTTTAATGGCGGCCTTTTATTGGAACTACGTGATGGAGAAAAAGTGGAAGTAAGCCGTAGACAGTCCGTAAAATTTAAAGAAATGATGAGTTTATAA
- the serS gene encoding serine--tRNA ligase, translating to MLLVNVLRQNPEWVKERLKVKNFSKIELVDEIIALDDERKRLQTEFDNVQSQINTASKTIGMLMAQGKKEEAEGAKAEVASLKPSLEPLKLNTAEVEEKLQKALIQLPNLPNEKVPLGKTPEENEVVREGGAKPILIPDALAHWDLIKKYDLINFETGAKITGSGFPLYKGKGAKLQRALVQYFLDFNTDAGYTEYIPPFMVNEASAYATGQLPDKEGQMYHATEDNFYLIPTAEVPVTNIYRDEILKENDLPLKLTAHSPCFRREAGSFGKDVRGLNRVHQFEKVEIIQIVHPEKSETVLDEMVAHVERLIQSLELPYRILRLCGGDMGFTSAITYDFEVYSAAQERWLEVSSVSNFENYQANRLKCRFKNADGKTQLVHTLNGSSLALPRIMAALLENNQTENGINLPKVLWRYFSAEGI from the coding sequence CCGAATGGGTAAAGGAAAGACTGAAAGTAAAAAACTTTTCTAAAATAGAATTAGTGGACGAAATCATTGCGTTGGATGATGAACGTAAGCGCCTGCAAACAGAATTTGATAATGTACAATCCCAAATAAACACAGCTTCTAAAACGATTGGAATGCTAATGGCTCAAGGCAAGAAAGAGGAAGCCGAAGGGGCAAAAGCAGAGGTTGCTTCACTAAAACCATCGCTAGAGCCGCTAAAATTAAATACTGCCGAGGTAGAAGAAAAGCTACAAAAAGCATTAATACAATTACCGAACCTCCCCAATGAGAAAGTACCCCTGGGAAAAACTCCAGAAGAAAATGAAGTCGTTCGCGAGGGCGGCGCAAAACCAATACTTATTCCCGATGCATTAGCTCACTGGGATTTGATAAAAAAATACGATCTCATTAATTTTGAAACCGGTGCAAAAATTACCGGCAGTGGTTTTCCGTTATACAAAGGCAAAGGCGCGAAACTACAACGTGCATTAGTACAATATTTCTTAGATTTCAACACCGATGCTGGATATACAGAATATATCCCTCCTTTTATGGTCAATGAAGCTTCAGCATATGCTACAGGCCAACTGCCCGATAAAGAAGGCCAAATGTATCACGCGACGGAAGATAATTTTTATCTGATTCCTACTGCTGAAGTACCGGTAACAAATATTTATCGAGATGAAATTTTAAAAGAGAATGATTTGCCTTTAAAGCTCACGGCGCATTCTCCTTGCTTTCGCCGTGAAGCAGGAAGTTTCGGAAAAGATGTACGAGGATTGAATCGTGTACATCAATTTGAAAAAGTAGAAATTATTCAAATAGTACATCCTGAGAAAAGTGAAACTGTTTTGGATGAAATGGTGGCACATGTAGAAAGATTAATACAATCTCTAGAATTGCCCTATCGTATTTTACGCTTATGTGGTGGTGATATGGGTTTTACGAGTGCTATTACTTATGACTTTGAGGTATATAGTGCTGCGCAAGAGCGCTGGCTGGAAGTAAGCAGTGTAAGTAATTTTGAAAACTACCAAGCCAACCGTTTGAAATGTCGTTTTAAAAATGCTGATGGCAAAACACAATTGGTACATACTTTAAACGGAAGCTCTTTGGCTTTGCCAAGAATTATGGCGGCTTTGTTGGAAAATAATCAAACTGAAAATGGTATAAATTTACCGAAGGTTTTGTGGAGATATTTTTCTGCGGAAGGGATATAG
- the dxs gene encoding 1-deoxy-D-xylulose-5-phosphate synthase, which translates to MEITPGALLKNIESPKDLKKLDKAQLHQVCDELRQYIIDVVSVHGGHFAASLGVVELTVALHYIYNTPYDQLVWDVGHQAYGHKILTGRRDNFDTNRKYKGLSGFPKRAESEYDTFGVGHSSTSISAALGMALAAKYKGEDRKSVAIIGDGSMTAGLAFEAMNHAGVSDSDVLIILNDNCMSIDPNVGALKEYLTDISVSRTYNKFKEDIWKALGKLPIGKSFTRAMASKLADSLKGMVNKSSNLFESLKIRYFGPIDGHNITNLVDTLTELRKIPGPKILHIITTKGKGYELAEKEQTKWHAPGLFDKITGEIYKKKFDLPQPPKYQDVFGKTIIELAEKNNKIMGVTPAMPSGSSLKYMMEQMPDRAFDVGICEQHAVTLSAGMATQGLRVYCNIYSSFMQRAFDQVVHDVAIQKLPVIFCLDRAGLVGEDGPTHHGAYDLAYFRCIPNMIISAPMNEQELRNMMFTAQLDKMQNPFVIRYPRGNGVMPDWQKPMQELEIGKGRKLRDGEDLAILSIGHPGNFAASAVRSLQKEGLNPAHYDMRFVKPLDEELLHEVFAKYKKIITIEDGTVKGGFGSAVLEFMAENNYTAEVEILGIPDHIIEHGTLKELYAECKFDADSIAETARKMLQEKIKVKTTSLIN; encoded by the coding sequence ATGGAAATTACGCCCGGCGCATTGCTCAAAAATATTGAGTCCCCCAAGGATTTAAAAAAGTTGGACAAAGCACAATTACATCAGGTTTGCGATGAATTACGTCAATATATTATTGATGTGGTAAGTGTTCATGGCGGTCATTTTGCTGCAAGTTTAGGAGTTGTAGAGTTAACTGTCGCATTACATTATATATACAATACGCCTTATGACCAATTAGTTTGGGATGTGGGACATCAAGCATATGGGCATAAAATATTGACTGGCCGGAGAGACAATTTTGACACCAACCGCAAATACAAAGGCCTTAGTGGTTTTCCTAAACGCGCGGAAAGTGAATATGATACTTTTGGAGTGGGGCACTCTTCCACCTCTATTTCTGCCGCCTTGGGTATGGCGCTAGCAGCCAAATACAAAGGAGAAGATCGTAAATCAGTTGCCATTATTGGAGATGGTTCTATGACAGCAGGATTGGCTTTCGAGGCCATGAATCACGCTGGTGTGAGTGATAGCGATGTACTGATTATTTTGAATGACAATTGTATGAGCATCGATCCAAATGTAGGCGCTTTGAAAGAATATTTAACCGACATCTCTGTTTCGCGTACATATAATAAATTTAAAGAAGATATTTGGAAAGCTTTAGGAAAATTGCCTATCGGTAAATCTTTTACAAGGGCAATGGCAAGTAAGCTGGCCGATAGTTTGAAAGGAATGGTGAATAAAAGTTCCAATCTTTTCGAATCTTTAAAAATTCGTTATTTTGGCCCAATAGATGGGCATAATATTACTAATTTGGTAGATACGCTAACCGAGTTAAGAAAAATACCGGGTCCAAAAATTTTGCATATTATTACTACAAAAGGTAAGGGTTATGAATTAGCCGAAAAAGAACAAACCAAATGGCATGCACCAGGTTTGTTTGATAAAATAACGGGAGAGATTTATAAGAAAAAATTCGACCTGCCACAGCCGCCAAAATATCAAGATGTTTTTGGCAAAACCATTATTGAGTTGGCAGAAAAGAATAATAAAATAATGGGCGTAACACCAGCAATGCCTAGTGGTAGTTCTTTAAAATATATGATGGAGCAAATGCCGGATCGCGCCTTCGATGTAGGTATTTGTGAACAACATGCTGTTACTTTAAGTGCCGGAATGGCTACCCAGGGTTTGCGTGTGTATTGCAATATTTATTCCTCCTTTATGCAGCGTGCTTTTGATCAAGTAGTGCATGATGTAGCTATTCAAAAATTGCCGGTTATCTTTTGTTTGGATCGCGCTGGCCTGGTGGGTGAAGATGGTCCTACACATCATGGCGCTTATGATTTGGCATATTTTCGTTGTATTCCCAATATGATTATTTCCGCTCCGATGAATGAACAGGAATTGCGCAATATGATGTTTACCGCTCAGTTAGACAAAATGCAAAATCCATTCGTTATCCGATACCCTCGAGGGAATGGTGTAATGCCCGATTGGCAAAAACCCATGCAAGAGCTGGAAATAGGGAAAGGCCGAAAGCTCAGAGATGGGGAAGATTTAGCGATACTGTCTATCGGTCATCCGGGAAACTTCGCGGCAAGTGCTGTTCGTAGTTTACAGAAAGAAGGGTTGAATCCAGCGCATTACGATATGCGTTTTGTAAAACCTTTGGATGAAGAATTATTGCACGAAGTTTTTGCTAAATACAAAAAAATAATTACTATAGAAGATGGTACGGTTAAAGGCGGTTTTGGAAGTGCTGTACTAGAATTTATGGCTGAAAATAATTATACGGCAGAAGTAGAAATACTAGGCATTCCAGATCATATTATTGAACACGGCACATTGAAGGAATTATACGCTGAGTGTAAATTTGATGCAGATTCAATTGCTGAAACAGCGAGAAAAATGTTGCAAGAGAAAATTAAAGTAAAAACTACGAGTTTAATAAATTAA
- a CDS encoding GAF domain-containing protein, whose translation MSESIVISQGNKTEKYQSLIPQIKALIEGEPDMIANMANIASALKMQFNWWWVGFYLIKKEELVLGPFQGPIACTRIKKGRGVCGNAWQEEKTFLVEDVNNFPGHIACSSDSKSEMVIPLFKDGNIFGVLDIDSEYLSFFDETDKMFLEEIASLIN comes from the coding sequence ATGTCCGAAAGTATCGTTATTTCCCAAGGAAATAAAACTGAAAAATATCAATCCTTAATACCGCAAATAAAGGCCTTAATAGAAGGTGAGCCAGATATGATTGCCAATATGGCGAACATTGCTTCAGCTTTAAAAATGCAATTCAATTGGTGGTGGGTAGGTTTTTATTTAATAAAAAAAGAAGAGCTGGTTTTAGGCCCTTTTCAAGGACCTATAGCCTGTACAAGGATCAAAAAGGGGCGTGGCGTTTGTGGAAATGCCTGGCAAGAAGAAAAGACTTTTCTGGTAGAAGATGTAAATAATTTTCCGGGACATATTGCCTGCAGCAGTGACTCAAAATCGGAGATGGTAATCCCTCTTTTTAAAGATGGCAATATTTTTGGCGTACTGGATATAGATAGTGAATACCTCTCATTCTTTGATGAAACAGACAAAATGTTTTTGGAAGAAATAGCTTCTTTGATCAACTGA
- the lpxA gene encoding acyl-ACP--UDP-N-acetylglucosamine O-acyltransferase, which produces MIQPHTYIHPGAKLAENVKVDPFTVIHPDVVIGEGTWIGSNVTIMDGARIGKNCRIFPGAVISAIPQDLKFEGENTIAEIGDNTTIREFVTVNRGTNDRRKTTIGHDCLIMAYSHIAHDCIIGNHCILSNNTQMAGHVIMGDWAIIAGMSAVHQFSKIGAHSYIGGGSLVSKDVPPYIKAIRQPLTYGGVNSVGLKRRGYSMGQINEVLDIYRVIYNQGLNTSQALEYVEQEFRASDERDEIVSFIRESERGIVKRSGGKGSAILEE; this is translated from the coding sequence ATGATTCAACCCCATACATACATTCACCCCGGTGCGAAACTGGCAGAGAATGTAAAAGTAGATCCGTTCACGGTTATTCATCCCGATGTCGTTATTGGCGAAGGTACCTGGATTGGTAGTAACGTTACTATAATGGATGGTGCTCGTATAGGCAAAAATTGCAGAATATTTCCGGGTGCGGTTATTTCTGCAATACCTCAAGATCTCAAATTTGAAGGTGAGAATACAATTGCTGAAATAGGCGATAATACAACCATCAGAGAGTTTGTAACTGTAAATAGAGGCACCAATGATCGTAGAAAAACTACTATTGGTCATGACTGCTTAATAATGGCTTATAGTCATATTGCACACGATTGTATTATTGGTAATCATTGTATTCTTAGTAATAATACGCAAATGGCAGGCCATGTAATAATGGGCGATTGGGCGATTATTGCGGGGATGTCAGCTGTTCATCAGTTTTCCAAAATAGGTGCGCACTCTTATATTGGCGGTGGTAGTTTGGTAAGTAAGGATGTACCTCCATATATCAAAGCCATTCGCCAGCCGCTAACTTATGGAGGGGTAAATAGTGTAGGGTTAAAGCGTCGTGGTTATTCTATGGGGCAGATAAATGAAGTTTTAGATATTTATCGTGTGATTTATAATCAAGGCTTGAATACCTCTCAGGCCTTAGAATATGTAGAACAGGAATTTAGAGCAAGTGATGAACGAGATGAAATCGTTTCTTTTATTCGCGAGAGCGAAAGGGGAATTGTGAAACGAAGTGGCGGTAAAGGATCTGCCATTCTAGAAGAATAA
- a CDS encoding DUF4836 family protein, which produces MNRISRPFATLLALIIIFATSSCNKSKMEALKYIPKNATSVLEINTKDILEKLKSDNYTIDSVFKTMDLDSNSKALTEIYDYNKPLFIFYKSSSSIAEGNQMLSGIIVPLTSKGNLETYIKTHLPGKAIVEDKAFSYVQINNNTICGWKDNTLICLNNQGGANTDLLSNFLSLKKEESLYSNKDAEKALSEKGDICFFVNSSQSLNNLPFIGITKASDLVDNTYGYGTINFDKGVIDIKSNQHLNATMVDLIKKNPSQDLSGNALSSFPGKPQGLLDISFNMKQLVSFLDYAGVKNTVNDYLQKIGSSIDDLSAAFTGEIALAFSNLDLQKKDLSAGNLRMTSLPSANFVLTLPIADKSAYDKFTIALARMGFFVPYNGALVPKIFADSAASMFYNANDKAVTLASSKNLLDSFVNNKGRVELPSDISNKNKTSIFYLDAQNILSSLPATGSDSLQTILVKNTFKSMKGSADNLKGNIATANLSIILMNDQQNSLSQILRFVSALKKMSKDSPAGFGSMDTNIPPPPNIDTTIR; this is translated from the coding sequence ATGAATAGGATTAGTCGGCCTTTCGCCACCTTATTAGCTTTAATAATAATCTTTGCCACCAGCTCCTGCAATAAATCAAAGATGGAGGCCCTGAAATATATTCCCAAAAATGCTACCTCTGTATTAGAAATAAATACTAAGGATATTTTGGAAAAGTTGAAGTCAGACAATTACACAATTGACTCTGTTTTCAAAACTATGGATTTGGATAGCAACTCAAAAGCACTAACAGAGATCTATGATTATAATAAACCATTATTCATTTTTTACAAGAGCTCTTCTTCTATTGCCGAAGGCAATCAAATGCTCTCGGGCATTATTGTCCCTTTGACAAGCAAAGGGAATCTGGAAACATATATAAAAACACATTTACCAGGCAAAGCTATTGTAGAGGATAAAGCTTTTTCTTATGTACAAATAAATAATAATACCATTTGTGGCTGGAAAGATAATACGCTAATTTGCTTAAATAATCAGGGTGGAGCAAATACTGATCTGCTCTCAAATTTTCTCAGTCTAAAAAAAGAAGAATCTCTTTATTCTAATAAGGATGCAGAAAAAGCGCTTTCAGAAAAGGGGGATATTTGCTTCTTTGTCAATTCTAGTCAAAGTCTCAATAATTTGCCATTTATTGGCATTACTAAAGCCTCTGATTTAGTAGATAATACCTACGGTTATGGTACCATCAATTTTGATAAAGGTGTCATAGATATTAAATCGAACCAACACCTGAATGCAACAATGGTCGACTTAATCAAGAAAAACCCTTCTCAAGATCTTTCCGGGAATGCATTATCCTCTTTTCCGGGAAAACCGCAAGGCTTACTAGATATTTCTTTCAATATGAAGCAATTAGTTAGCTTTTTGGATTATGCAGGTGTAAAAAACACGGTGAACGACTATTTACAAAAAATAGGCTCTTCCATTGATGATCTTTCAGCAGCTTTTACAGGGGAAATAGCATTGGCATTTTCTAATTTAGATTTACAAAAGAAAGATCTTTCAGCAGGAAATTTGAGAATGACTTCTTTACCTTCAGCCAATTTTGTATTAACGCTGCCTATTGCTGATAAAAGTGCTTATGATAAATTCACTATTGCTTTAGCAAGAATGGGGTTTTTTGTTCCGTATAACGGAGCTTTAGTCCCAAAAATATTTGCTGATTCGGCTGCAAGCATGTTTTATAATGCCAACGATAAGGCTGTAACCTTAGCATCTTCCAAAAATTTATTAGACAGTTTTGTAAACAATAAAGGAAGGGTTGAATTACCTTCAGATATCAGCAACAAAAATAAAACATCTATTTTCTACTTAGACGCTCAAAATATTCTAAGTAGTCTGCCCGCGACGGGATCAGACTCCTTACAAACAATATTGGTCAAAAATACTTTTAAATCAATGAAAGGAAGTGCCGATAATTTGAAAGGGAATATCGCCACTGCTAATTTAAGCATCATACTGATGAACGACCAACAAAATAGCCTTTCCCAAATTTTGAGATTTGTTTCAGCTTTAAAAAAAATGTCGAAAGATAGTCCTGCTGGCTTTGGAAGCATGGATACCAATATTCCACCCCCTCCAAATATAGATACTACAATAAGATAG